The Deltaproteobacteria bacterium genome contains the following window.
GCCGGCAACACCGGTTTTATTCCCAGGGGATCCAAGCACACCGCAGCGGCCCATCTCTTCATCAACTATATTTTCCGCACCGAGGTCAATGTGCTGCTGGTGGGAACGATCGGATACCCGCCGGTTCACAAGCACACCATGGAATTCATGTCCGATGAAATGAAGGCCTGGCCAGGCTTTATCATCGACAAGGCTTACCAGCGCAAGTGCGACACCTTTGACCGCCGCCTGGTTGAGGGCAAAGGCAAAGAACTGCGTGACAAGATCTGGGAAGATATCAAGAAATAACCGCTGCCATCGCATGATTACGACGCGGGGATGCCGGCTGAGAGAGCGTCATCCCCCGTTTTCATGTTATCTCAATAAATTCGTTATGCCTAAAAGCGAATAACGAAACACTTATTCGTAAAACGCTTTGCTCGTTCATTCGAAGCAAACCGCACAATAACTTATGAACTGAGCTCAACCGTGGAGTTCTATATGCAAGCGTTGGATGACGCAGCCGCTTCGAGGGCCCAGGCCACCAAAAGGGAAAAACGCAAACTGGCCTTGGAAATCAGCGCCTACTTAAGCCCTATCATCATTATCGTCGGTGTTTTTGTCTTCGCCCCCTTGGCCATTATCCTGTTCTTCAGTTTTTTGAAATCAGGACCCTACGGCCAGATTGTCTACCAATTCACTCTCGAGAACATCGTCGCCATTTGGGGTGGTGGATACGGCAAGGTTTTCCTGAAATCGGTCTACCTGGCCTTTCAGACGAACCTCCTTTGCATCCTGTTCGGATATCCCATCGCCTACTACATCACCCGCTTCGGCGGAAAATGGAAAACGTTGTGGATATTTCTGATCATTGTTCCTTCGTGGTCCTCCTACCTCATCCGTTTGTATGCGCTCAAAACGCTGGTGGGAACCAAGGGGACCATCAACACGTTTTTAATGGATATCGGCCTGATCTCCGATCCGATCCAGATTTTGTACACCAACTTCGCCGTAACCATGGCTTTGGTGTTCGCCTGGCTGCCCTTCATGATCCTGCCTATCTATGCAGCCCTGGAAGGTCTGGACCCTTCGGTTCTGGAGGCAGCCGCCGATCTCGGCGCAACGCCCTTTCGCCGATTTTTCCGGGTCACCCTGCCGTTGACCCGCGGAGGGCTTCTGGCCGGATCCATACTCGTATTCATCCCCACCGTCGGCGAATGGCTGGTGCCGCACATATTCGGGGGATCCAAAATCATGATGGCCGGGTCCCTGGTAGCCCACAAATTCACGGCCGTGGGCAATATCCCCCAGGGCTCCAGCCTGGCGATCATGCTGGCAGCCACCCTGGTCCTGATCCTCTACCTCATCATTAAATGGGGCGGCAGGGAAGCCCTGGAGAAGGCCCTATGAAAAAGAAGAGAATCGCATCGAAAATCCTGTGGGTACTGAGTATATTGACCCTGATCTTTCTCTGGTCGCCAATGATTCTTGTGATTGTCTACTCTTTCTCGAACAACAAGTACGGCTCCTCCTGGGAAGGTTTTACCTTGAAATGGTATGCCAAACTCATCTCCAACGACCAGGTCCGGGATGCCCTCATGCGCAGCCTGATCGTTGCCGGTGTGACCGTGGTCGTCTCGACCCTGATCGGGACCATCACGGCCTACGGCCTCTACAAGCTCGATTTCAAAGGTAAGCAATTTTTGAGAACATCCATTCTGCTCCCCATCGTGTTCCCTTCGGTGGTCACCGGCAGCGCCCTGCTGGTTTTCTTCACCCGACTGGTTCACATCCCCCTGGGATACCCCAGCATCATCATCGCCCATATCGTGTTCTGCTCGCCCCTGGCGGTGTTCATCATCCTGGGCAGGATGCAGCGGTTTGACTGGTCATGGGAGGAGGCCGCGCTCGACCTGGGGGCCACACCGGCCAGAACATTTCTCCGGGTTACGGGACCCCAGCTTCTGCCGGCCATTATGGCATCGGCCATGCTGATCTTTCCCTGGTCATTCGACGATTTCGTCATCACCTATTTCGTGGCAGGTGTCGGCAGTACGACACTGCCCATATATGTCTTCTCGCAGCTACGCTTCGGTTCGACACCGGTCATCAACACCATCGGGACCCTCTTTGTCACCACTACCATGCTTGGCCTTTTTCTGGTGCATTTGATCCAGAGAATGCATACAGGCAACCACACAAGGAAAGGAACAAATTGAAGATGAGCGGTTTAAATGCCGACAGCAACGCAAACCAGTCGGATATTTGTCTCGAATTAAAGGATGTGGTCAAACAATTTCCAGGTGTTACCGCCGTGGATCACATCAGTTTGGAAATAGAGGAGGGTGAAATTTTTTCGTTTCTGGGACCCAGCGGCTGCGGCAAATCCACCCTGCTGAGAATCGTGGCCGGTCTGGAAAATCAGGATCAGGGGGACGTGCTGATCGGCGGGAAGCTGGTCAACGATCTGCCGCCCTATAAACGGGACTGCAGCACCGTTTTCCAGAGCCATGCATTGTTCCCGCACATGACCGTCTTCGACAACATCGGGTTCGGCCTGGTGGAGCGAAAAATACCAAAACCCGAAATAAAGCAACGCGTTCAAAATAAAATCAATCTGGTCAACCTTGGAGGGATGGAAGACCGTTTTCCCCATCAGCTCAGCGGCGGGCAGATGCAGCGCGTCGCTCTAGCCAGATCGCTTGTCCTGGAGCCCACGGTTCTGCTTTTGGACGAACCCCTGGCGGCCCTGGATAGAAAATTGCGCAAGGAGATGCAGGTCGAGCTCAAACGCATCCAGCGTGAGGTGGGGACCACCTTTCTGAACGTCACCCATGACCAAAAAGAGGCCCTCAGCCTCTCCGACCGCATTGCCGTCATGAAAAAAGGCAAGCTGCTGCAAATCGGGACACCCGACGAAATTTACGAAACGCCCCATACGCGGTTCGTGGCATCTTTTATGGGGGCTTCCAACATATTCTCCGGCAGGGTTGTCGGGGCACGTGACGGCATGTTGACGTTCAAGTCCGACGTGGGATTGCAGGTGGCCCTCCCGGAATCCAACGACATTCCGGCCGATCAGATCACCGGCTTCTCCGTCCACCCGGAACTCATCGACCTTTCACCCGAAGGCGCCGATACACCCGCCGCCTGCAGTGCGACGGACGTTTCGCTGCCGGGAACCATTAAAGAGGTCTTCTACCTCGGTGACTTCAGCGAAATGTCGGTGAAAATCGACGACGCGGATATCAACCTTACCGTTTACATGACGAGAGGGTGGAGCGGCCCCAAGATGAAAATGGCCGAAGGGCAGCGCGTGGTCGCCCTGTGGTCCGCCGCAAGCATGAACCTTTTAGTGGATTGACTGCACGAGATGCAGAAAATTCACCCGGCCTCGACCAGTAGCGGATTACCGCACCACACCGGCTTTCAAAACATCCGAAAAAAGATTCTTCATAATCTCCATGGATCGCTCCGTATTGAATGCCTGCTGTTTTCCATTATAAGGCGTATCACCCTATGTTGATCAACAACACGGCCACACTCGCCAGCGCCAGGAATGCCCAGTTGGCCGGGTAAAGCCTCTCTCGCCAGATCACCAGGCTGGCCAAGGTGGTGACGGCAATTACCCCCAGGCCCAAGGTTGGATAGGCGACGGAACCCGGAATGTGCTCCAGAGCACGGACCCAAAAATAGGTGGCCAGGACGTTGGTTGTGCCGAGCACGGATCCCCAGAGGAGGCATTGCCGGCTTGGAGTGGAACCCTTGAAAAAATTAGGCAAGGTCAGGAACAATGCCGTACCAAAGATAGTGGCAATGAACGCGTTAGGATCGGCGGCCGGTTCCAGTTCAGCCTGCACCTTGAAGGCGAAGTCGGTCAGGCCGTACGCTGCGAACAGCAGCAATCCCCAGATCATCCCCCGCCAGGCTTGATTGAGATGCAACGGTTCCTTATTTGCCAAGGGCAGGCACATGATTGCCAGCACGATACCCAAAATCTGGAAAGGGGATACCTTTTCGGCGAAGATCATCAGGGACCCCAGTGTGGGAAGTGCCGCCGATAGCCGCATCAGTGTTGTGGACAGTGCGAGTCCGCCGACTTCGATGGCTCGATTAAAGAGCCATAGGCAAAGCACGTACATGATTCCAACGAAGACCCCCAGGAACCAGATGAAAGCTGAATTGAATGCCAGGGTTCGCCAGGCACCCCAGCCTATCACCCCCACACTGCACACCAGATAGTTTGTGGCCAGAAACTGACCGAAATTGAGCTTTCTCGCATTTGCGATCTTCATGGTCATCGCCACACCGCTCGAGAAAGCGATGGCCAGAGAAAGGAGTGAGATGTGATTCATTCCGAGTGCACCAGGATCCTTAGCGTAGGGGTAACCGCTTTTTCATCAATGCCTTGTAGCCCAAGAAATCAATAGAAATTTTCACAACCAATGCCTATCTCTAAAGATCAACGAACCGACCATTCTTGAGATTTCGCTACATCCGCATTACGATGCCATTGTCAAAAAAAATAGACCGCCTGTTCCTTATCTCATATACCGCCTGAAATCGAAGAAATTTTACACAGATGATTACAGGCGGATGTAAACATACCCGCCCCCGGTGTAGCCAAAGGGGCGCAAGATGTGA
Protein-coding sequences here:
- a CDS encoding ABC transporter permease yields the protein MQALDDAAASRAQATKREKRKLALEISAYLSPIIIIVGVFVFAPLAIILFFSFLKSGPYGQIVYQFTLENIVAIWGGGYGKVFLKSVYLAFQTNLLCILFGYPIAYYITRFGGKWKTLWIFLIIVPSWSSYLIRLYALKTLVGTKGTINTFLMDIGLISDPIQILYTNFAVTMALVFAWLPFMILPIYAALEGLDPSVLEAAADLGATPFRRFFRVTLPLTRGGLLAGSILVFIPTVGEWLVPHIFGGSKIMMAGSLVAHKFTAVGNIPQGSSLAIMLAATLVLILYLIIKWGGREALEKAL
- a CDS encoding ABC transporter permease; this encodes MKKKRIASKILWVLSILTLIFLWSPMILVIVYSFSNNKYGSSWEGFTLKWYAKLISNDQVRDALMRSLIVAGVTVVVSTLIGTITAYGLYKLDFKGKQFLRTSILLPIVFPSVVTGSALLVFFTRLVHIPLGYPSIIIAHIVFCSPLAVFIILGRMQRFDWSWEEAALDLGATPARTFLRVTGPQLLPAIMASAMLIFPWSFDDFVITYFVAGVGSTTLPIYVFSQLRFGSTPVINTIGTLFVTTTMLGLFLVHLIQRMHTGNHTRKGTN
- a CDS encoding ABC transporter ATP-binding protein, which codes for MSGLNADSNANQSDICLELKDVVKQFPGVTAVDHISLEIEEGEIFSFLGPSGCGKSTLLRIVAGLENQDQGDVLIGGKLVNDLPPYKRDCSTVFQSHALFPHMTVFDNIGFGLVERKIPKPEIKQRVQNKINLVNLGGMEDRFPHQLSGGQMQRVALARSLVLEPTVLLLDEPLAALDRKLRKEMQVELKRIQREVGTTFLNVTHDQKEALSLSDRIAVMKKGKLLQIGTPDEIYETPHTRFVASFMGASNIFSGRVVGARDGMLTFKSDVGLQVALPESNDIPADQITGFSVHPELIDLSPEGADTPAACSATDVSLPGTIKEVFYLGDFSEMSVKIDDADINLTVYMTRGWSGPKMKMAEGQRVVALWSAASMNLLVD
- a CDS encoding EamA family transporter — its product is MNHISLLSLAIAFSSGVAMTMKIANARKLNFGQFLATNYLVCSVGVIGWGAWRTLAFNSAFIWFLGVFVGIMYVLCLWLFNRAIEVGGLALSTTLMRLSAALPTLGSLMIFAEKVSPFQILGIVLAIMCLPLANKEPLHLNQAWRGMIWGLLLFAAYGLTDFAFKVQAELEPAADPNAFIATIFGTALFLTLPNFFKGSTPSRQCLLWGSVLGTTNVLATYFWVRALEHIPGSVAYPTLGLGVIAVTTLASLVIWRERLYPANWAFLALASVAVLLINIG